A genomic segment from Prochlorothrix hollandica PCC 9006 = CALU 1027 encodes:
- a CDS encoding AAA family ATPase, whose protein sequence is MNTLLIAGTDPQVGQRSLAQILQAYGAAQNAGIQGSGIQGSAVQNSAVQNFAVPTLISLDAPVALAQLWQTLEQAPTAPEQAIEERDPTQAERCKTMPLLWRFIVADMGFGDLVAPETTVADLAWDWRLPVVLVVPVRSGCLGQAIAHRALAQQSRCHIKGFVLACPSEEAWQQREEWANPWLVQRMTQTPVLGYLPPDLGSKDATEWVTIAANLQLERFLPLNPEGRLS, encoded by the coding sequence GTGAATACCTTGTTAATTGCAGGAACCGATCCCCAGGTGGGCCAAAGGTCTCTTGCTCAGATCCTCCAAGCCTATGGCGCTGCCCAGAATGCCGGTATCCAGGGTTCCGGTATCCAGGGTTCCGCTGTCCAGAATTCCGCTGTCCAGAATTTCGCTGTCCCCACTCTGATTTCCCTCGATGCTCCCGTGGCTCTAGCACAACTGTGGCAGACGCTAGAGCAAGCACCCACAGCACCAGAGCAGGCAATAGAGGAACGGGATCCAACACAGGCAGAACGTTGCAAGACGATGCCCCTGTTATGGCGCTTTATCGTGGCGGACATGGGGTTTGGGGACTTAGTGGCCCCAGAAACGACCGTGGCAGATTTGGCCTGGGATTGGCGGTTGCCCGTCGTCTTGGTGGTGCCCGTGCGATCGGGGTGCCTAGGACAGGCCATTGCCCACCGAGCCTTAGCCCAGCAAAGTCGGTGTCACATCAAAGGATTTGTCCTAGCCTGTCCCTCAGAGGAGGCATGGCAACAGCGGGAAGAGTGGGCCAATCCTTGGTTAGTCCAACGCATGACCCAAACACCGGTGTTGGGCTATTTACCCCCCGACTTAGGGTCTAAGGATGCGACGGAGTGGGTTACGATCGCCGCTAACCTACAGTTAGAACGCTTTCTACCCCTGAACCCAGAGGGCCGTCTGTCCTAG